In Pseudorasbora parva isolate DD20220531a chromosome 20, ASM2467924v1, whole genome shotgun sequence, a single window of DNA contains:
- the dcn gene encoding decorin, giving the protein MKSACLSLLLVSVCWALPFRQSGFMDFMMEDEPGSGDDTLPLPRKPLLPKPPMLPDFDADAQPDGPFCPFRCQCHLRVTQCSDLGVKNVPEKIPLDTILLDLQNNKISEIRENDFKGLKGLQTLILVNNKITIIHAKAFSSLINLERLYLSKNLLKEVPANIPKSLQELRIHENQINKIKKTSFAGMTNAIVMELGSNPLSSSGIDNGAFADLKRVSYIRIADTNITAIPKGLPSSLFELHLDGNKITKVTSDSLKGLKNLSKLGLSHNEISVVENGSLANVPHLRELHLDNNVLTAIPSGLPEHKYIQVIYLHANKIAAVGTEDFCPPGYNTKKAMYSGISLFSNPVPYWEVQPITFRCVFDRSAIQLGNYRKK; this is encoded by the exons ATGAAATCGGCCTGTCTCTCCCTGCTTTTGGTGTCTGTATGCTGGGCTCTGCCCTTCCGTCAGTCTGGCTTCATGGACTTCATGATGGAGGACGAGCCGGGCTCAGGAGATGACACCTTGCCTTTGCCTCGTAAACCACTCCTTCCTAAACCACCCATGCTACCTGATTTTGATGCTGATGCACAACCTGATGGACCTTTCTGCCCCTTCCGATGCCAGTGCCATCTGCGAGTCACCCAGTGTTCTGATCTAG GTGTGAAGAACGTTCCAGAAAAAATTCCACTTGATACCATTCTCCTGGATTTGCAGAACAACAAGATCTCAGAGATCAGAGAAAACGACTTCAAAGGCCTGAAGGGTCTCCAA acACTCATCCTGGTCAACAATAAGATCACCATTATTCATGCCAAGGCCTTTTCTTCTCTGATCAATCTGGAGAGACTTTACCTATCCAAGAACCTTCTGAAGGAAGTTCCGGCTAACATACCGAAAAGCCTCCAGGAACTGCGCATTCACGAGAACCAGATTAACAAGATAAAGAAGACCTCCTTCGCTGGCATGACCAATGCCATCGTCATGG AGCTGGGCTCTAACCCTCTGAGCAGCTCTGGAATTGATAATGGTGCGTTTGCCGATCTGAAGAGGGTCTCTTACATCCGAATTGCTGACACCAACATCACCGCCATTCCCAAAG GTCTGCCCAGCTCTCTTTTTGAACTTCACTTGGATGGAAACAAGATCACCAAAGTGACCTCCGACAGTCTGAAGGGCTTGAAGAACCTGTCCAA acTTGGTCTAAGCCATAATGAGATCAGCGTGGTGGAGAACGGCTCTCTTGCCAATGTGCCTCACCTGAGGGAACTTCACCTGGACAATAATGTGCTCACGGCGATCCCGTCCGGCCTGCCAGAACACAAATACATACAG GTGATCTACCTTCATGCCAACAAGATTGCTGCTGTGGGAACAGAGGACTTCTGCCCACCCGGCTATAATACAAAGAAGGCCATGTACTCGGGCATTAGCCTGTTCAGTAATCCAGTGCCCTATTGGGAGGTCCAGCCGATCACCTTCCGCTGCGTCTTCGACCGCTCGGCCATTCAACTGGGCAACTACAGGAAGAAATAG
- the lum gene encoding lumican, translated as MFALGSFLLAGLVCQSLGQYEYEDEYYMPYAQMEVASSPNCAQECECPHSFPTAMYCNDRNMKFIPIVPTGIKYLYLQNNFIEEIKAGVFDNVTDLRWLVLDNNNITSDKIQAGTIDKLGSLEKLLFSNNKLTKPPSLSSKSLDELKLVGNQLSTFPANTLSGNENLTSLHLSKNKLTTESITGAFKNLKSLVLLDVSENKLKKLPSGVPASLLMLYADNNDIDSIPSGYLAKLPLLQYLRVSHNKLVDSGIPAGVFNVSSLLELDLSFNKLKTIPEINESLEHLYLQANEISKFDLTNICKFSSPVNYSRLRTLRLDGNNITHSSMPDDTANCLRQASEIIFE; from the exons ATGTTTGCTCTGGGCTCCTTCCTATTGGCTGGGCTGGTATGTCAGAGTTTGGGTCAGTATGAGTACGAAGACGAATACTACATGCCCTACGCACAAATGGAGGTAGCATCATCTCCCAATTGTGCCCAGGAGTGCGAATGTCCCCACAGCTTCCCCACAGCTATGTACTGCAACGACCGCAACATGAAATTCATTCCCATTGTGCCAACTGGAATCAAATACCTCTACCTACAGAACAACTTCATCGAGGAGATCAAGGCCGGCGTGTTCGACAACGTCACCGACCTTCGCTGGCTCGTCCTcgacaacaacaacatcacCAGCGACAAGATCCAGGCTGGTACCATTGATAAACTGGGCAGCTTGGAGAAGCTCCTCTTCAGTAATAACAAGCTGACCAAACCCCCTAGTCTTAGTTCGAAGTCTCTGGATGAGTTGAAGCTGGTTGGCAACCAGCTAAGCACGTTCCCTGCTAACACCTTGTCTGGAAATGAAAACCTGACCAGTCTTCACCTGTCCAAGAACAAGCTGACTACTGAGAGCATCACAGGTGCCTTCAAAAACCTGAAGTCCCTCGTTCTGCTGGACGTGAGCGAGAACAAGCTCAAGAAGCTGCCCTCGGGAGTCCCGGCTTCGCTTTTGATGCTCTATGCTGACAATAACGACATCGACAGCATCCCTAGTGGCTACCTGGCCAAGCTGCCGCTTCTGCAGTACCTGCGTGTCTCCCACAACAAGCTGGTGGACTCTGGAATCCCGGCAGGTGTGTTCAACGTGTCCTCTCTCCTTGAGCTTGACCTGTCTTTCAACAAGCTGAAGACCATTCCAGAGATCAACGAATCGCTCGAGCACCTGTACCTGCAAGCCAACGAGATAAGCA AGTTTGACCTGACGAATATCTGCAAGTTCAGCTCCCCAGTCAACTACTCTAGACTGAGGACCCTGCGCTTGGATGGAAACAACATCACACACAGCAGTATGCCAGATGATACAGCTAACTGCCTACGCCAGGCCTCAGAGATCATCTTTGAATAG
- the kera gene encoding keratocan isoform X1, with the protein MSRLNIIMEWLIVAFVAVLLANQVHSDEVPYEHMISQLQACPKECHCPPNFPNAVYCDNKGLKRIPVIPPHTWYLYLQNNLIDVLSTDALRNATQLRWINLNRNKITSEGLEVDALKAMSNLVHLYMEDNLLASIPSPLPAKLEQLRLSRNRISKIPAGVFSGMDHLTLLDLQGNKLQDDAVTEVSLKGLNNLIQINLAKNQLNNMPLGLPPTTTQIFLDGNNIEKIPAEYFKGLPKLVSLRLNRNKLANGGIPKNVFNLSSILDLQLSHNQLTEVPVISSGLEHLHLDHNKIKSVNSSDICPPGALDDYLDENGPRLRYLRLDGNEIKPPIPRELMMCFRLLRAIVI; encoded by the exons ATGAGCag ATTAAACATAATCATGGAGTGGCTCATAGTTGCATTTGTGGCTGTACTTTTGGCTAACCAAGTCCACTCTGATGAAGTTCCCTATGAGCACATGATCTCTCAGCTTCAGGCATGTCCTAAAGAGTGTCACTGCCCTCCAAACTTCCCTAACGCTGTTTACTGTGACAACAAGGGTCTCAAACGCATTCCTGTCATCCCTCCTCATACCTGGTACCTGTACCTCCAGAACAATCTCATTGATGTCCTCTCAACCGATGCTCTGCGCAATGCCACACAGCTTAGGTGGATCAACCTCAACCGCAACAAAATCACAAGCGAAGGCTTGGAGGTTGACGCTCTTAAGGCTATGTCTAACCTTGTACACCTCTACATGGAAGACAACTTGCTGGCTTCCATTCCATCTCCTCTGCCTGCCAAATTAGAGCAGTTACGTCTGTCCCGAAACAGAATCTCAAAGATCCCAGCCGGTGTCTTCTCTGGAATGGACCATCTCACCTTGCTGGATCTGCAAGGCAACAAACTACAGGATGATGCAGTGACTGAGGTCAGTCTGAAAGGCCTCAACAACTTGATCCAGATCAATTTAGCAAAGAATCAGCTAAACAACATGCCCCTTGGCCTACCACCCACAACCACACAGATCTTTTTGGATGGCAACAACATTGAGAAGATTCCGGCTGAGTACTTCAAGGGTCTTCCGAAACTGGTGTCTCTCAGGCTCAACCGCAATAAGCTGGCTAATGGCGGTATCccaaaaaatgtgtttaacCTTTCAAGCATCCTGGATCTACAGCTTTCTCACAACCAGCTCACAGAAGTCCCTGTTATCTCTTCTGGCCTGGAACACCTTCATCTGGATCACAATAAGATCAAGA GTGTGAATAGCTCTGACATCTGTCCACCTGGTGCACTTGATGATTACCTTGATGAGAATGGTCCCCGTCTCCGTTACCTTCGCCTTGATGGTAATGAGATCAAACCCCCGATCCCACGAGAGCTGATGATGTGTTTCCGTCTCCTCAGGGCTATTGTCATATGA
- the kera gene encoding keratocan isoform X2, whose translation MEWLIVAFVAVLLANQVHSDEVPYEHMISQLQACPKECHCPPNFPNAVYCDNKGLKRIPVIPPHTWYLYLQNNLIDVLSTDALRNATQLRWINLNRNKITSEGLEVDALKAMSNLVHLYMEDNLLASIPSPLPAKLEQLRLSRNRISKIPAGVFSGMDHLTLLDLQGNKLQDDAVTEVSLKGLNNLIQINLAKNQLNNMPLGLPPTTTQIFLDGNNIEKIPAEYFKGLPKLVSLRLNRNKLANGGIPKNVFNLSSILDLQLSHNQLTEVPVISSGLEHLHLDHNKIKSVNSSDICPPGALDDYLDENGPRLRYLRLDGNEIKPPIPRELMMCFRLLRAIVI comes from the exons ATGGAGTGGCTCATAGTTGCATTTGTGGCTGTACTTTTGGCTAACCAAGTCCACTCTGATGAAGTTCCCTATGAGCACATGATCTCTCAGCTTCAGGCATGTCCTAAAGAGTGTCACTGCCCTCCAAACTTCCCTAACGCTGTTTACTGTGACAACAAGGGTCTCAAACGCATTCCTGTCATCCCTCCTCATACCTGGTACCTGTACCTCCAGAACAATCTCATTGATGTCCTCTCAACCGATGCTCTGCGCAATGCCACACAGCTTAGGTGGATCAACCTCAACCGCAACAAAATCACAAGCGAAGGCTTGGAGGTTGACGCTCTTAAGGCTATGTCTAACCTTGTACACCTCTACATGGAAGACAACTTGCTGGCTTCCATTCCATCTCCTCTGCCTGCCAAATTAGAGCAGTTACGTCTGTCCCGAAACAGAATCTCAAAGATCCCAGCCGGTGTCTTCTCTGGAATGGACCATCTCACCTTGCTGGATCTGCAAGGCAACAAACTACAGGATGATGCAGTGACTGAGGTCAGTCTGAAAGGCCTCAACAACTTGATCCAGATCAATTTAGCAAAGAATCAGCTAAACAACATGCCCCTTGGCCTACCACCCACAACCACACAGATCTTTTTGGATGGCAACAACATTGAGAAGATTCCGGCTGAGTACTTCAAGGGTCTTCCGAAACTGGTGTCTCTCAGGCTCAACCGCAATAAGCTGGCTAATGGCGGTATCccaaaaaatgtgtttaacCTTTCAAGCATCCTGGATCTACAGCTTTCTCACAACCAGCTCACAGAAGTCCCTGTTATCTCTTCTGGCCTGGAACACCTTCATCTGGATCACAATAAGATCAAGA GTGTGAATAGCTCTGACATCTGTCCACCTGGTGCACTTGATGATTACCTTGATGAGAATGGTCCCCGTCTCCGTTACCTTCGCCTTGATGGTAATGAGATCAAACCCCCGATCCCACGAGAGCTGATGATGTGTTTCCGTCTCCTCAGGGCTATTGTCATATGA